GAATGAGCGttaacactagcataactgctagtacAAGACCAATTGGTCCTCAACTGAAACCCCACAAAAACAGAACTCAGTTAAGACGAACACAATACAAACTTAGCACTACTAAGAACGAATACTAATACAAAACTGAGTACAGCTAGGAGACCGACCACCCACCTAATACCGAGCACAAATTCCCCAATTCACAATCACCCTTCCTCACAATTCACTCGGCCATTGAACCAAAATTCTACAGAATCCCAAACCTCATGAACATAGCATATAACAGACCACACCAAGATCATCGAAcatcaaataattcaatttcacaCACATGCAGAATCATCAACAACCTTTTCATACATTATCaaccaaacaattaaattaactagcttcccttactcTAACTGAACCGGACAGCTTCCACAACCTTCAGGGATTTGCTCTCAACAGAAAATCCTAAGAATACCTATAGTTCACCGATTGGTGATAAAAGACCACCCAAAGGACCAAAATGAAGTTAGAAAAGGGAAGAGAATACAGTTAAACACATGCAAATTTAAACAACAAAACTTTCTTGCATGTACCAGAAATCCTTAAAATTCACGAGAATTTAAGGAACGACACTTACCCGCTCTAAACACGAAATTGATCGGGGAAATATGAAGCTTGTGATGCTAGGATCACTCAGGTGCCCCCTGATTGCTGAATAGATGAACTATGGGTaaagaaatctagagagaagggagaggaaaattaggaaatagtaattctagagagataaacaattttaagataatgaacTGAGTGTTtagaaatttctatttatactgTTGGTGTATTTCAACATTAAGAGTTTAGTTCAGTTATTTTAATACCTCTATCTATcctattactttattttttaggtCTTTACAATTAAGTGAGTGCTAACATGAGAATAAAATCTTTTCAGTGTAGTCTATAATatcaatcataataaaatattattatctgaaatttgatatattttgatactggatataattcttttaataatattgttttaaacgtttcaaacatttttatttatttctaacgtttaagaattaaaatatattttgaaagaaaaataaattttaatttttaagtataagtttaaagaaaaaacatatttaatcataaaatatttgaaacattCAATGAGCACCATTAGATGGCCCCAAATTCATCTTTGATAAAAGTGAGAAGTTCTTAGATTTATGCTCAGCAAGTAAGGTATCGAAGCAAATCCGTCAAAAAAATATCCAATAGTCAATGACCGGTTGGATAGCTTCTTTGTCCATATTCCTCACCAAGAAAAATTAGCTTTTCTCATCGGATCATCATACAAACATTTCTTAGTATTGTTTTTCTCTGAGACACatcataaaaacagaaaattattaaatagcCAAAGCAAAAATCAATGAAATTGAGCACCTACCCACCCGCATTTTCTACATTTCATTTGGTTCTTTTATCTAGAAAACACGTTGAATAAGCAAAGTACAATTATTGGCAGCGTTTGAATTTCATTCTTCCAATCCAGCTGTGAAAGCTACCCCAGTTGAAGGTAACCAAAGATTCCCCTCAATAAATTGTGACACTGTGAAATTACTAGCCTGGCTAGAATCATTCATGACATGGTACCCTGGCCATTTCACTCGATTACGAACACCAGAACCAGCTCCATAATTCAAGTACTCTGCATAGTACAACGTGTCCAAGGCAAAGTCCCCATCCCACTCCAACCATCCTTCTGGGCTCAACACATCACTCATGTAAGATTGCATGAAAACTGTTCTCGAATATTGTTTCCAGGGTCTGCCAAGGTATGTGTGGGTGGAGTTCACAGAGTTCACAAGCTCAGAATCAGCAGAAATGTTGCAAAACTGGATCGAGAAACCAGTTGGTTCGTCAGGGGTTTTCCTTCCTTGAGCTGTGATGGTGTTCTTTTGATTTGGTAACCCTTTTTTTACCTCTATGAGGCAGTTTTGGAAAATTGCAGTGGCATCACCAAATATGAAATCCACGGTTCCACTGATTCTGCATTCTCTGTAGAATTGGCGCATGGTGTGAGTATAGAGGCTGTCTTGGTAACCGGAAATCCCACATCGGAAGAATACAGAGAGGTCAGAGTCTGATCTCAGTGCCACAGCTTGGTGCTTCACTGCTCCTGCTGTGTTCTGGAAGGTAATGTCTCGTGCTATGAATCCTCTGCCACTCACAGCTACGCATGCAAACAAATAAATGAGATTAAGGTCAGAGATTTCGGCTGTTGAAGACAAGTGTTTTTGCTCTTATGAACGTAATTAATGCAGCACAtgcacatttatttttcattattagcATTTGCATTCGTGGATTAATTACGTTACTATACGTGCTTAATTAACGTTTAAATAGTAGGACCCGCTTTGCCAACTTTGCATTCGATAACTCATACATAACCACGTACATCTTTTTCACATGCATCGATCATGTTCAAGTTAACATATAACTTAGTAGCTTtctatcttaaattttttttaaatttaattaaataaatttaaatatttttaattaagttattattaatttcttttaatttatttactattttaaatttttatttttattttttttgttaattgaaGGATGtgattatcattttatcttattatctcatttatttgtgtttttacatattaagtataattagtataaaaataatattgtaatatatagaaaaaataattagtaaattatgaaaaaaaaattgaataaagcTGATATTATGCTAGCTGATGACTTACATTGTTATCTAataatttttcaacaaaaacaataaaagtcaattgttagtttatattaattaaaatgtcattttatattaattacataaCCTTAAATTGTTTAAcacttaaaaaaacaaataaacaaaatacaaaacaaagaatatattaaataaaaaatgttttaattaaaaatattaaaatttaattaaagtttttttaatatctacCTTATCAATATACGAGTAGTTTTATCAACTTTGTCAAAAAAGTACAATAACTAATATCAGTTGAAATTATCTTTAATAACATGttcctttttaattatatctttttacTCACGAGGCTTtatttaaaagacaaaattctatgtatttaaatatttttttgttcataacacttcaaattttttattaaagcaCACACTAGCTAGGATTACTTTTTCtaagttttattttactttctcttttttctttgacCTCTTATGTGGGGATACATCTATGTGTTCTATTAGGTATGGTAAAACATGTCATGTGTGTTCATGCAGACACTTGTATTATGTAGAAAACACCTAACCTTGGGAATAGGGTATAGCCAGTCAACTTTCCTTCACTATTACAAACATATCCAAAAATAAGTCATAGTAAATTTGTTCTTGCCAAGATTAGTCATTATcttataagttaaatatttcACTACAAATTATTCACTTAAATAAATCAAAGCATTTGTAGGATTTACTTTTATACAGACAAAATTAGTAATTTcgtttgttatattttttgtcaAATGTTTATACATCAAATTAGTCTTTCAATCTTATTTCAATATTGAATCATTTCAACTGTTATTACATCAAATTAAGAAATtgatttatttcaatattattatacgaatattttaaaaattttgaaaaacaaaaaattcaaatttttaaaatatatatttttatgaacatCATATTCATTAGCCATTAAGAATGTATCACTTATTATTCTTAGGTGTAACAGTACGATTCTCTCCAATATGACAAATGAAAAAAACCAGGACAGATAAAGTTCTCCCAAATCATTTTCTgatagaaaataagaaaaaaaatataatgaaatttctagatattaaaattaatttataaaaattaaaaagataaaatttaagtatacataaattattttaaccaaTGAAACTTTTAATTGCACATCCTTATATATGTATGTAAAGTATACGGAGGAGTGTTCTTACCAAAAGTTGCTGACCGGAACGTTGTCCAACCGTCGACGAAGCTCCTGTTCCCGGTGATAACAGTAACATTCATGCCTTCTCCGATCATCATGAggttccacttcttcttcttgatctcAACGTTCTCATGGTAAACCCCTCTCTTCACGAATATCACGTAGCGTTTCATGCTGTAATTAGGCGCAGCCAAGACTGCATCGGTGATTTTGGTGAAGTCCCCGGTGCCATCGGTGGAAACCACCGCATCCACGACCACCCCATTTGCCTGGAGCAGCTTCCTGTCCCCTGGTTTAACCCACGACGGAAACTGCCCCACTGTGGGAGAGAAAGGGAATTGGTTCGACATGGGGTTCACCTGTGTAAGAAGTTGTTGCAGCAATGACATCACTTGGCCAAGCCCTGTGGACACTAAACCCTTCACAACGCCGTTGGTGCCGTCGAATCCGTCCATGCATGTGTCTTGGTTCGCAAGTGCAGCACTCAGCCATGTCCTCAAATCTGAACTTTGGTTTCCTGTGCTGTTATGCTTCCCTGCAACATGCAATACCAGTAAGGTCTCTCAAACATTTCTTGAATACAAGtttcagaaaatgaaaagttacaTCTTTAATTCTGTAATATATTGTTTCTAAGATGACTGGAATTAGTAATGTGTTACTTGTACTCACCATTTGGTTTTTTAACCTTTTGTTATATAAGTTGGTCAAATTATAGCAATTGAAGAGGGACTCAACTGAAAAAGTACACAGTTTTAACAGTCTGTAATAATTgcttattacataaaataagaTAAGATAAAAGACCAAAAAATGGCTTATTCTACCTTTCAAAATGAATTTCTGAAtaagaaagaattaaaaaaataataatggaaCTGGAAATCTTAGAATATGGGATGAAATCCTGAGTTTTCATATTTGAGCTGTGATTAAGAAAGATGTAAGTGAAGAAAAAACATGGAGAGGTATTGCGAGAAAGCTTTGAAGCGGAAGATGGTACCTTGGGGAGTCTGTGTAGCAGCGACAGACCAATCAAGTTCGTCAGAGGAGAGGTCAAGCAAATCTAGACAATCAGAGACGGCGTTAGAAAGAAGCGAGTCCCCGAAGCCAGAACCGAACTCAGAGAGAATAGAGGTCACATCTTGCAACACATCAACCACAGTTTTCACTGTCCCCGCAAATTCAGAAGGCGAAACCTTCAGAAACTCGAATCCCACGGGGTTGCTGCTGCTTCCATGAGAGGCACCGAACACAGTCGGcaaaaacaaaaggaagaagaagagtgttgGAGGTAAGTGTTTGGGTGAAGAAAGCGCCATTGTGCTGTGCTGTGCTGTGTTGGAACACGTTCAGCGGAGTTGCATATTTAAAGAGAGGAAATGTGGAATAAATAGTGCAGAATGTAATGGTTAGATGGGCAGTTGAGAGAATTTAAGGCAAACTGGTGTGCTGCAGCAGAGTTTggaaaaatagtataaaaaaatgactttgattCATATTAATTGAATGTAGGTATATCAAATTCAAAGGGTTTTTATTGAGAGTGATAATAACAACCCTTCTGAGTCAACCTTTGCTTCGGAATAGTAAGGTGGTGTTTAATTTGTTGCAGTGTCGGCGGTGACTCTGCACTGATAAACTTCATCGATACACTCTTTTTTCCTGTCAATTTCTTCTTATTGGATAACATTTATGTCCTGAATTTTAAGGTTGCTAAAATAGCATTTTGATATTAAACACTTGCCGTGGAACAAACTTTCATTAACCTTAATAGTTCAAAATGGCATTTTGAATCTAATTACTATCTATTCTGTTGGTTTCTTTTTAAACTGGTTAGAGTTACtttattttgaagaagaaaaaaggttaTTAGATACGTACTATTTTTGTTGCTAATAGTTGCTTTTGAGAAAAATGTAGATGTCACTCTCGATGTGAACAATTTATAAGGGCATGTGTGGTCACTACCCAGAGTGAATCCTACAACTTGTGCCAGATCAGTTTTAACATCTTTGTGAACTTCGTTCATTCAAAGATCTACATCGATCATGTTCTTCTTCCTCTTACGTTACCCACCAAGAaatttccatttcttttttgGATGCACCAAGAAATTtaaagcaaaaaagaaaaaaaaaataataacacgAGAGACCCATGCGTGCCTGTCTTAGTTACAAATTACTATATGGGAGAGTGTGATATTGAGATGCACgcaaaaaccaaattttcaccatcatttcaaaattaattttgcaCATTAAccatagtaatataaaataatttactcaCGTTATACCGAAGTCATGTCATAGCTGGTAGCACACGCTAGATGTTTGGTTTTTTTTACTTACACAAATTTCAAAAGCATTTTATggatataaacaaaaaaatttaaaattacatagATAAATCGTGGGTCTAGACAATTTCAAAGGAAGAAGTTATATACTTCTATAACCATTTTAGAttctcataatcgattataagtAAAGTTGTGTTTCCTCTTCAAAGTTCAGCTTTTGTAATTGATTATAAGGTTTGGTAATCAATAATCAAGAACTGAAATCGTTTCAGGAATGGAGGACttctttaaagttgtttttatccttttaaatacataatttttaaaaattttatctgtatctataaaatgtttttcaaatttaccaCGTAAAAAAAATCTTGATGTTGTCTCCAAAACCTAACCATCGCTAACCGAAGCTTGGTTATAACTTATATGACAAAAAGAtacatgagaaaaaaataataattttgccacgccttttaaattaattaacaaaataaaatgaagcgATAAATCCATAAATTTGTGCaagttttctattttcataatagaaaacaaatacagaaaaaaaaatgcatggaTTAATATCACCTGACTTAAAAagtacttttttatattaattttcttaaccATTAATTTAGGATCTCTTTTTAATCTGGCATTCGCTCAATTTTCGTCACTTTACTGTCTTTGATGTTGTCTCGCAGCATTGTCAATGTCCACGTGTCCTTGCCCCACCATCGTTTTTCCTCCCTCCTGCTACACTTCCCCACAACTCGTACGCAATCTCAGGATTTTGGTctactatatttaattttatttttgtacaaatatgtggtataataatatttaattttattttgttcaagtACTTTAGATAATTTCCTATATTAGGTAATTTAAGTTGAAATGGACAATATAGTAATTATAAAGATTTGTTGTTCAAATTGTTTGATTAacagaattatttattttgttgcaaATTTTGGATTGATGCCAAAAGAATTAGTTTGTTTAAAATAGATTATCACATTAGGTAATTCAAGAACCAATGTAAAAATATGTCACTTTTGCAGCTTCTTGAATTAACAACTGTAAAAAGtttcatcttttaatttttttttttcgtttgtTTCGTTTTTTACGTTGACTTTCACCTCgatgaatgtaaaaaaaaaattatttctattgaTTATGATTCATATCAATGTTAcatggtttttttttaattttacgactaattataaaatgttttttttttactttactcGTATCTACGTTACCTCTTAAAGCGACGTAATTTGactcataaataatataaaaggttTTTTTCTCTCTAGTAATAACGCAAAGCATTTTAAGCAATGGAATATTTAGAACCAAtttgttgaataaaaaaaatgaatcagcAAACAATATTGTACCCAAGTTTCAAATAATTTGGATTAACACttcatttttttagttcaattttCTCTAGGTTGTTTGTAAGATTACTCATATGAATTTAGgacttttacttttctttttatattcttttgatGTTCTAAActtaaactcaaaattattGTAAGTAATCTATAACTATATTCAGATTGGTGAACAATTTTTGTGTATCCTATTTTAATCTTATAACTACAACTATCATTTCTCTCATACAATCTAATTTTGACTTTCTAAATTACTCATATTTTTTAACAACACATCAGAttacaaattttctaaaatCTAATATAAAACAGATTTTAATATTAGTCTTAAAAAAGAACTTCCattacaacaatatatatatatatatataaaaaaaacataaacgcCTAACGCTAGTAACCAAAAGCCAAACTATTGCCTCAACAAATTCATACAAGAATTTTGACGTTATCTTACACTCAAAATATTGACAAAATGAGtttgtggtttttttttatatattattgtttttattaattttcatccACTCTAGAACTTCACATTCTAATAACGATAATTATGAAGTATTATTCCTTGGTAATTGTAGGTTAGATTATAGCCAACAACAACATTGATCAACGAAGTTTCAAaattatacacacacacatataatatatatatatatatatatatatatatatatatatatatatatatatatatatatatatatatatatatatatatatatgatatttatctCTATTCTATCTATTGAGAAGGAAATGAAGTGGAAAGGGACATGCTTTAAAGATGCGGTGATGCCCCAACAAGAAAAGCGCGTTTACAGCTTgctttttgtacaaaaacaaTAATCTAGTTTTTCTAATGAATAATCTTATAGGTTTGGCTTACATATTAGGCAGATTTTTGGATTTATGTTGTGTTccatttttaatgatttttaatttgtagaAACTTTTGTTGGATTGCCAACACTATTCATAATGTCATAAAAAGATTGACCTTTGATGAATGAACTTGGAAGATCCATGACAGAAAAAGGATAAATTGAAACATATATTTATGGTAGTTTTATGATATGAAGTATGAAAACCTTAGTTTGGTCAGAAATACCTAATTAAGGTTGCAATTGAAATAAAGTAGTTAACTGTGACTTCAAATAAATACAACCTCTGCTTTGCGAAATCAACCCTTTAAGTTTCGAATTGAAGCAAATtactta
This Vigna angularis cultivar LongXiaoDou No.4 chromosome 4, ASM1680809v1, whole genome shotgun sequence DNA region includes the following protein-coding sequences:
- the LOC108330599 gene encoding pectinesterase/pectinesterase inhibitor PPE8B produces the protein MALSSPKHLPPTLFFFLLFLPTVFGASHGSSSNPVGFEFLKVSPSEFAGTVKTVVDVLQDVTSILSEFGSGFGDSLLSNAVSDCLDLLDLSSDELDWSVAATQTPQGKHNSTGNQSSDLRTWLSAALANQDTCMDGFDGTNGVVKGLVSTGLGQVMSLLQQLLTQVNPMSNQFPFSPTVGQFPSWVKPGDRKLLQANGVVVDAVVSTDGTGDFTKITDAVLAAPNYSMKRYVIFVKRGVYHENVEIKKKKWNLMMIGEGMNVTVITGNRSFVDGWTTFRSATFAVSGRGFIARDITFQNTAGAVKHQAVALRSDSDLSVFFRCGISGYQDSLYTHTMRQFYRECRISGTVDFIFGDATAIFQNCLIEVKKGLPNQKNTITAQGRKTPDEPTGFSIQFCNISADSELVNSVNSTHTYLGRPWKQYSRTVFMQSYMSDVLSPEGWLEWDGDFALDTLYYAEYLNYGAGSGVRNRVKWPGYHVMNDSSQASNFTVSQFIEGNLWLPSTGVAFTAGLEE